One bacterium genomic window, GGGGTCCCGGCGTTTTCGTAGCCAAGTCCCCCACGTTACCGGGTTATGTCCGCGTCTCCAAGACCGACAGCCGTTACTTCGAATTCGACAATGGCGACTTTTTCTTCCCTATTGGCCACAATATCCGCTCGCCCTCCGATAGTCGCATGAACAGTGCATTCCCCTGGGTTAAGCGCTGGACTGAGGGAACCTCGGCTTATGCACGTCATTTCTCAAACATGCGCGAGCACGGGGAGAATATCGCAGAGGTCTGGATGGCAGCCTGGTCACTCGGCCTCGAATGGTCCCCTGTATGGCGCGGCTACCACGGCATTGGGCAGTACAACCTGATGAATGCATGGGAAATGGATAAGGTTATTGATGAAGCCGACCGCAACGGGCTTTATTTGAATGTAGTCATTCACAACCACGGAAAATTCAGCACCTATGTGGATAACGAATGGATATATAATCCTTTCAATAAAAAACTCGGTGGTTATCTGGAAAAGCCGGACGAGTACTTCACGGATCCCATCGCCCAGAAATCTTTCCGGCAGTTGATGCGGTACATCATCGCCCGCTGGGGCTACAGCACCAGGGTATTTGCCTGGGAACTTTGGAGTGAACTCAACATTTCAGGTTCCACTAGGGAATTCTATCGCACCCCGGAATGTGTGAACTGGCATCGTATGGCCACCGCTGCAATCGATGAATTTGATCCAAACAAGCACCTTATTACCACCCATTATTGCCCTGACTATTCCGCTCAGAACATGGATATTACCGCTCTACCCGGAATTACCCACTCCTCTGTGGACGCCTATCACAACGAGCCACGCATCCTCAAGATTCTCGACCTCCTGTCCGCTACCGCCCAGTTCAACAATCCCTCCGGTAAACCGGTGTTGGTCACGGAGTTTGGGGGCGCCTCCTTCGCCCAGGGACTTGTACACCTCGAAAACAGCCTGCATGCCGGACTCTGGGCCTCCACCTCCATCCCTCTCGCCGGTACCCCGCTCTTCTGGTGGTGGGGTCTGATCGAGGAGGAAAATTACTACCCGGAATACCTGGCTATCAGTCGCTTCATGAAAGGCGAAGACCAGCGTGACCGCACCTTGTTATCCCGCAGTCCGGTGCTCTCCAGGCCCGATATTCCAAATACACATGTTCAGGCTTACTCCCTGAACAACGGAACCCGCGCTCAGGGCTGGATCTATGATGAGCCAGCTTTCGACACCGCCGAGTCCGATGCTCATCCCGTGATCAGTAACCTGGTCGCCCGATTGAATAACATGAGCAACGGCTTATACCGTGTTGAGTTCTGGGAAACCTCCGGGGGGGTACTGACGAAAACCGAGACCGTCGAGGTCAAGGAGGGTATTCTTTCCATCAGCGTCCCCCTGTTTTCGAGGGACATCGCATTCAAGGCGAAGAAACAGTAACTGCCGTGTTGGTGGCCGTCTCCGGCACAGCCGCTTGTTTTTGAAGTTCGCCGGCCAGTCGTTCGCTTTCTGTCAGGCGCCGCTGAGTTTCATTCAGTTTGGTCTTCAGTTCGGTCACGCTGTTACGCGCCTCACCCCATTGCGTCTTTACGGCGGCCTCACGTTCGCTCGCCCCCTTCAATTCCTTCTCCAAGCTCGCTATCTGATCCCGCTGCCCGTCGAGCCGAACTCGCAGGATCTCGTTCGTTTTCCGTGCCTCGCTAAGGGAAGCATCCAAACCAGCTACAGACTTCTCCCGTTTGCTCAGATTGTCCTTGATGCTGATTTGCTCCACCAGCATTTCTTCGATCTGACGTCGCAGCGGATCGTGAGTTTTTATTTCCACTTCAAGCTGTCGTTCGACTTCGTCCATGTGGTTGGAGGCGACCTGTAACGACTCTATCAATTCACGTATTTGACCGGTTCCTGCCGCGACCTCGGCACGCAGGGATTGGTCGCGGGCCTCAAGCTTCATGGCCCGACTCAGGCGCATTTCCGACTCACCATGCAGCCTCCAATTCCATGAGCCGAACACGATCACCCCCGCTATTAAAGCGGCGCCTCCCAGAATCCATAGTAATGCTCGTGACACCTTCATACACTCCTACCTCGGCATGGTTGCCTGAATGATTTCAAACAAGCGCCAATTACCCCAGTCGCTATCGTACAAGGCATCCGGCCCGCCTTGCACATAAATATTACGATTTTTCCAGTGAATGCTTTCCATGGCATTACGTTGCTCCGGCCGGGGAACAAGAATATACAAAACATGACCGTGGTAATCGCGCTTGGATTTTTCAAAGTTGAAATCAAGGGCATGTTCAAAGATCGGACTGACATGACTCTGCAACAGGGCAAAACTCTCGAAACCACAGACAAACACCTTGGCGAAGGGTGTCTGGAGGCGAATGTGTCGCTCCAGTTCGGGTAACCAGGGCCCTTGCATTGAATCACTGGGAACAGAGGCCGTCCTCAGTGCTCCTGGAGGAAGCGCCAGGGGCACTATATCAGCCAGGATCAGCGGTAGGCAGGCCAGAAGCCAGACACCGACCGTACGGCGGTCACATCGGGTCGACGCGCCCCCCCCATTAGCCGTCTCCCCTTGCTCCCGGTTTGCCAGCCAGTGCCCCAGCGCCATAACCGCAGCAGGCAGAATGGCCAACAGGAGCGGCGCCCCATCCCAAAGTTGTTCCCGCCAGGCCATCAGCCCTGCCGCTCCCGGCAACGCCAGTCCAAGCACCGCAAGGCAGACACCGCCCCGGTCATGTCCGCGCAGGGCCAGC contains:
- a CDS encoding DUF5060 domain-containing protein, which produces MKRTVLSFIALIGLALHVTVAEDVPASRDAIPLGLSIPTVPATSTNPVPVGTNAFTFTLTGPGNRDIALILPAKTWFGMSDLNWTLALDEAPTNVQVLVFMKDWDYLWYQQLLPGYASAGVTNRYRVDLSPASTKWEPQGHHAIWNARTLMEPREFGIRIFLDGPGSLTGTLSNVTAKRMPPETTPPTIRNVRPSAQQVACYEKFEVTFDLPDRYANPFDPEEVSVTATLEMPDGKTVTIDGFHMRDCYRTITPTGEEILPQGPPHWQIRYAPPRAGTYRYTLQVRDACGTATWGPGVFVAKSPTLPGYVRVSKTDSRYFEFDNGDFFFPIGHNIRSPSDSRMNSAFPWVKRWTEGTSAYARHFSNMREHGENIAEVWMAAWSLGLEWSPVWRGYHGIGQYNLMNAWEMDKVIDEADRNGLYLNVVIHNHGKFSTYVDNEWIYNPFNKKLGGYLEKPDEYFTDPIAQKSFRQLMRYIIARWGYSTRVFAWELWSELNISGSTREFYRTPECVNWHRMATAAIDEFDPNKHLITTHYCPDYSAQNMDITALPGITHSSVDAYHNEPRILKILDLLSATAQFNNPSGKPVLVTEFGGASFAQGLVHLENSLHAGLWASTSIPLAGTPLFWWWGLIEEENYYPEYLAISRFMKGEDQRDRTLLSRSPVLSRPDIPNTHVQAYSLNNGTRAQGWIYDEPAFDTAESDAHPVISNLVARLNNMSNGLYRVEFWETSGGVLTKTETVEVKEGILSISVPLFSRDIAFKAKKQ